One region of Trinickia violacea genomic DNA includes:
- the galE gene encoding UDP-glucose 4-epimerase GalE, producing the protein MADKGTILVTGGAGYIGSHTAVELLNSGYDVVIVDNLVNSNREAVKRVEQITGKPVAFHEADVRDEAALARIFDAHPITGAIHFAALKAVGESVAKPIDYYRNNIDSLLVLLDVMRARNVKQFVFSSSATVYGVPKSSPIDESFPLSATNPYGQSKLIAEQILRDLEISDASWRIATLRYFNPVGAHESGLIGEDPAGVPNNLMPYVAQVAVGKLAKLRVFGGDYDTPDGTGVRDYIHVVDLARGHIAALDALKTRDASFVVNLGTGQGYSVLDVVRAFEAASGRPVPYEIVARRPGDVAECYANPAAAAQLLGWNAEYGIERMCQDHWRWQEKNPRGFA; encoded by the coding sequence ATGGCAGACAAGGGCACGATTCTGGTGACGGGCGGAGCGGGTTACATCGGATCGCACACGGCGGTCGAATTGCTCAATAGCGGCTACGACGTCGTGATCGTCGACAACCTCGTCAACAGCAATCGCGAAGCGGTGAAGCGCGTCGAGCAGATCACCGGCAAGCCGGTCGCGTTCCATGAAGCCGACGTGCGCGACGAAGCCGCGCTCGCGCGGATCTTCGATGCCCATCCGATCACCGGCGCGATCCACTTCGCGGCGCTCAAGGCAGTCGGCGAATCGGTCGCGAAGCCGATCGACTACTACCGCAACAACATCGACAGTCTGCTCGTGCTGCTCGACGTCATGCGCGCGCGCAATGTGAAGCAGTTCGTGTTCAGCTCGTCGGCCACGGTATATGGCGTGCCGAAAAGCTCGCCGATCGATGAATCGTTTCCGCTGTCCGCGACGAATCCGTACGGCCAGAGCAAGCTGATCGCCGAGCAGATCCTGCGCGATCTCGAGATCTCGGATGCGAGTTGGCGCATCGCCACGCTGCGCTACTTCAACCCGGTCGGCGCGCATGAAAGCGGCTTGATCGGCGAAGACCCGGCCGGCGTGCCGAACAACTTGATGCCGTATGTCGCGCAAGTGGCGGTCGGCAAGCTCGCCAAGCTGCGCGTATTCGGCGGCGACTACGACACGCCGGACGGCACCGGCGTGCGGGACTACATCCACGTGGTCGATCTCGCGCGCGGGCATATCGCGGCACTCGATGCGCTGAAGACGCGCGATGCGAGCTTCGTCGTCAATCTCGGCACGGGCCAGGGGTATAGCGTGCTCGACGTCGTGCGCGCGTTCGAAGCGGCGTCGGGTCGTCCGGTGCCGTACGAGATCGTCGCTCGACGGCCCGGCGATGTGGCCGAGTGCTACGCCAATCCGGCTGCCGCCGCGCAATTGCTTGGCTGGAATGCGGAGTACGGGATCGAGCGCATGTGCCAGGATCACTGGCGCTGGCAGGAAAAGAATCCGCGCGGGTTTGCCTGA
- a CDS encoding ABC transporter permease, with protein MKFSRPMFAPHMSLAERAWYFALRGLCVLTLLYLILPVLAIVPLSFSSSTFLVYPIPGWSLRWYQNLIAADEWRMAAKNSFIVAPSATVVATVLGTLAAIGLSKANFRGKGLLMAVLISPMIVPVVVVGVGMYLFFAPLGLANTYVGLILAHAALGVPFVVTTVGATLQGFNHNLVRASLSLGANPVSTFFRITLPVIAPGVISGALFAFATSFDEVVVTLFLAGANQVTLPRQMFTGIRENISPTIAALATILIVFSTCLLLALEWLRGRNAARATA; from the coding sequence ATGAAATTCTCTCGACCGATGTTCGCGCCGCACATGTCGCTTGCCGAGCGCGCCTGGTATTTCGCGCTGCGCGGCCTGTGCGTGCTCACGCTGCTGTACCTGATCCTGCCGGTGCTCGCGATCGTGCCGTTGTCGTTTTCGTCGAGCACGTTCCTCGTGTATCCGATTCCGGGCTGGTCGCTGCGCTGGTACCAGAACCTGATCGCCGCCGACGAATGGCGGATGGCGGCGAAGAACAGCTTCATCGTCGCGCCGTCCGCGACGGTGGTCGCGACGGTGCTCGGCACGCTGGCCGCGATCGGTCTTTCCAAGGCGAACTTTCGTGGCAAGGGCCTGCTGATGGCCGTGCTGATCTCGCCGATGATCGTGCCGGTCGTGGTGGTGGGCGTCGGGATGTATCTGTTCTTCGCGCCGCTCGGGCTCGCCAACACCTATGTGGGCCTGATCCTCGCGCATGCCGCGCTCGGGGTGCCGTTCGTCGTGACGACGGTGGGCGCGACGCTGCAGGGCTTCAATCACAACCTCGTGCGCGCGAGCTTGTCGCTGGGGGCGAATCCGGTGTCGACGTTCTTCAGGATCACGCTGCCCGTGATCGCGCCGGGTGTCATTTCGGGAGCGCTGTTCGCGTTTGCGACGTCGTTCGACGAAGTGGTCGTGACGCTGTTCCTCGCGGGCGCGAACCAGGTCACGCTGCCGCGCCAGATGTTCACCGGCATTCGCGAGAACATCAGCCCTACCATCGCTGCGCTTGCCACGATTCTGATCGTGTTTTCGACGTGCCTGCTGCTTGCGCTCGAATGGCTGCGTGGGCGCAACGCGGCGCGGGCTACGGCTTGA
- a CDS encoding ABC transporter permease translates to MTTMTIAADSTTAPAQKLKRELKAAEARKRTMALLLVAPLAIFLLLIFVVPIGALLTRAVQNPEIATALPHTIDALRDWDRKSPPADAAYAALATDLTANQDGEVLGALARRLNTEIPGYRSLAAKTARAMPLNDDAGHALPPAQIKAKLLELDSRWGDVAYWQAIAKNGSAYSPFYLLASLDHKQDAFGHIVASDPDQQIYLTVFSRTFAISAAVTVFCLLLGYPLAYWISTLPERRANLVMILVLIPFWTSILVRVAAWIVILQSEGLVNKALIGSGLIHDPLTLLFNRVGVYISMTHILLPFMILPLYSVMKSIPSTYQRAAVSLGSHPFAAFWRVYVPQTYPGIGAGALLVFILAIGYYITPALLGGPNDQMVSYYVAYFTNVTINWGMACALGGLLLAATLALYFVYGRFTRSSLSLG, encoded by the coding sequence GTGACCACGATGACAATCGCCGCTGATTCGACGACAGCGCCGGCGCAAAAGCTCAAGCGCGAGCTGAAGGCCGCCGAAGCCAGAAAGCGCACGATGGCGCTTTTGCTCGTCGCGCCACTGGCCATTTTTCTGCTGCTGATCTTCGTCGTGCCGATCGGCGCGCTATTGACGCGGGCCGTGCAGAACCCCGAGATCGCCACAGCATTGCCGCATACGATCGACGCGCTGCGCGACTGGGACCGCAAGTCGCCGCCGGCCGACGCTGCCTACGCGGCGCTCGCAACCGACCTCACCGCGAACCAGGATGGCGAAGTGCTCGGTGCGCTGGCGCGCCGCTTGAACACCGAAATTCCCGGCTATCGCTCGCTTGCCGCGAAGACGGCGCGCGCGATGCCGCTCAACGATGACGCAGGTCACGCGCTGCCGCCTGCGCAGATCAAGGCCAAGCTGCTCGAGCTCGATTCGCGCTGGGGCGATGTCGCGTACTGGCAGGCCATCGCCAAGAACGGCAGCGCGTATTCGCCGTTTTATCTGCTCGCATCGCTGGACCACAAGCAGGATGCGTTCGGCCATATCGTGGCGAGCGACCCCGATCAACAGATCTATCTCACCGTGTTCAGCCGGACGTTCGCGATCAGCGCCGCGGTGACGGTGTTCTGCCTGTTGCTCGGCTATCCGCTCGCCTACTGGATTTCGACGCTTCCCGAGCGCCGCGCGAACCTCGTGATGATCCTGGTGCTGATCCCGTTCTGGACGTCGATCCTCGTGCGCGTCGCGGCGTGGATCGTGATTCTGCAAAGCGAAGGGCTCGTCAACAAGGCGCTGATCGGCAGCGGGCTGATTCACGATCCGCTCACGCTGCTGTTCAACCGCGTGGGCGTCTACATTTCGATGACGCACATCCTGTTGCCTTTCATGATCCTGCCTTTGTACAGCGTGATGAAGTCGATTCCGTCGACGTATCAGCGCGCGGCGGTGTCGCTCGGCAGCCATCCGTTCGCGGCGTTCTGGCGCGTGTACGTGCCGCAGACCTATCCGGGCATCGGCGCGGGCGCGCTGCTCGTCTTCATCCTGGCGATCGGCTACTACATCACGCCCGCGCTTTTGGGCGGGCCGAACGATCAGATGGTGAGCTACTACGTCGCCTATTTCACGAACGTCACGATCAACTGGGGCATGGCGTGCGCGCTGGGCGGCCTGCTGCTTGCGGCGACGCTTGCGCTGTACTTCGTGTACGGACGCTTTACCCGTTCGAGCCTGAGCCTCGGCTGA
- a CDS encoding ABC transporter substrate-binding protein: protein MMKFGKSRCALAVGVALALGAAQAGAAELTVVNFGGANGDAQKAAFNQPFETQSGNKVTAVEYNGEQAKVKAMVEAKHVNWDVVEVESGDLGRGCDEGLYEKLDWSKIAKKGELIPEAPQTCGAGIFVWSTVFAYNADKLKTAPTSWADFWNVSKFPGKRGMRKGARYNLEFALMADGVAPKDVYKVLATKEGQDRAFKKLDELKPNIQWWEAGAQPPQFLVAGDVVMSTAYNGRIDAAQKEGKNLKVVWNGSIYDLDYWAIPKGTPNKDLAVKYIAYSLSSQPQQDYAKHIAYGPVNVAAIKSLDAKTLSNLPNSPANGKNAVLQDLTFWNDHGDELEQRFASWAAK from the coding sequence ATGATGAAGTTCGGAAAATCGCGCTGTGCATTGGCTGTCGGCGTGGCGCTCGCACTGGGTGCCGCGCAGGCCGGCGCTGCGGAGCTGACCGTCGTCAACTTCGGCGGCGCGAACGGCGATGCGCAGAAAGCCGCGTTCAACCAGCCGTTCGAAACGCAGTCCGGCAACAAGGTGACGGCCGTCGAGTACAACGGCGAGCAGGCCAAGGTCAAGGCGATGGTCGAAGCGAAGCACGTGAATTGGGACGTCGTCGAAGTGGAGTCGGGCGATCTCGGCCGCGGCTGCGACGAGGGCCTGTATGAGAAGCTCGACTGGTCGAAGATCGCGAAGAAGGGCGAGCTGATTCCCGAAGCGCCGCAAACGTGCGGTGCGGGCATCTTCGTGTGGTCGACCGTGTTCGCCTACAACGCCGACAAGCTGAAGACCGCGCCGACGAGCTGGGCCGATTTCTGGAACGTCTCCAAGTTCCCGGGCAAGCGCGGCATGCGCAAGGGCGCGCGCTACAACCTCGAGTTCGCGCTGATGGCCGATGGCGTCGCACCGAAGGATGTCTACAAGGTGCTCGCGACGAAGGAAGGCCAGGATCGCGCCTTCAAGAAGCTCGATGAGCTCAAGCCGAACATCCAATGGTGGGAAGCCGGCGCGCAGCCGCCGCAGTTCCTCGTGGCGGGCGACGTCGTGATGTCGACGGCGTACAACGGCCGCATCGACGCCGCGCAGAAGGAAGGCAAGAACCTGAAGGTCGTCTGGAACGGCAGCATCTACGACCTCGACTACTGGGCGATTCCGAAGGGCACGCCGAACAAGGATCTGGCGGTCAAGTACATCGCCTACTCGTTGTCGTCGCAGCCGCAGCAGGACTACGCGAAGCACATCGCGTACGGGCCGGTGAATGTCGCCGCGATCAAGTCGCTCGACGCGAAGACGCTCTCGAACCTGCCGAATTCGCCGGCGAACGGCAAGAACGCGGTGCTGCAGGACCTGACGTTCTGGAACGACCACGGCGACGAGCTGGAGCAGCGCTTCGCCTCGTGGGCTGCGAAGTAA
- a CDS encoding ABC transporter ATP-binding protein, with product MKTEDVIVSFRGVRKTYDGETLVVKQLDLDIYQGEFLTLLGPSGSGKTTCLMMLAGFEFPTGGEIWLDGTLLNTVPPHKRNIGMVFQNYALFPHLTVEQNVAYPLTVRKCSADERAHRVNNALKMVRMESFAKRYPAQLSGGQQQRIALARALVFEPKLVLMDEPLGALDKQLREHMQYELKSLHEKLGVTFVYVTHDQGEALTMSDRVAVFDKGIVQQLDTVDRLYESPCNEFVANFIGDSNRLRGTIANVDGEFCEFHLLDGTRLVGRNIGGARAGAKAVACIRPERMRLASRVNGALNGANALAGEARSLIYFGDHVRMRCGVREQDECFVKVPLGTEALDAFAPGAPVSLEFAAEHLRIFAEAA from the coding sequence ATGAAGACGGAAGACGTAATTGTCAGCTTTCGGGGCGTGCGCAAGACCTATGACGGCGAGACGCTCGTCGTCAAGCAGCTCGACCTCGACATCTATCAGGGCGAGTTCCTGACGCTGCTCGGGCCGTCGGGCTCCGGCAAGACGACGTGCCTCATGATGCTGGCCGGTTTCGAGTTCCCGACCGGCGGCGAGATCTGGCTCGACGGCACGCTGCTCAATACCGTGCCGCCGCACAAGCGCAACATCGGCATGGTGTTCCAGAACTACGCGCTGTTTCCGCACCTGACCGTCGAGCAGAACGTCGCCTATCCGCTGACCGTCAGGAAGTGCTCTGCCGACGAGCGCGCCCATCGCGTGAACAACGCGCTGAAGATGGTCCGCATGGAAAGCTTCGCGAAGCGCTACCCCGCGCAGCTGTCCGGGGGGCAGCAGCAGCGCATCGCACTGGCGCGCGCGCTCGTGTTCGAGCCGAAGCTCGTGTTGATGGACGAGCCGCTCGGCGCACTCGACAAGCAGTTGCGCGAGCACATGCAGTACGAGCTGAAATCGCTGCACGAGAAGCTCGGCGTCACGTTCGTCTACGTGACGCACGACCAGGGCGAGGCGCTGACGATGTCCGATCGCGTCGCCGTGTTCGACAAGGGCATCGTGCAGCAACTCGATACCGTCGACCGGCTGTACGAGTCGCCCTGCAACGAGTTCGTCGCGAACTTCATCGGCGACAGCAACCGGCTGCGCGGCACGATCGCGAACGTCGACGGCGAGTTCTGCGAGTTCCATCTGCTCGACGGCACGCGTCTCGTCGGGCGCAACATCGGCGGCGCGCGGGCCGGGGCCAAGGCTGTCGCGTGCATTCGTCCTGAGCGGATGCGGCTCGCGAGCCGCGTGAACGGCGCGCTGAACGGCGCGAATGCGCTCGCCGGCGAGGCGCGCAGCCTGATCTATTTCGGCGATCACGTGCGCATGCGCTGCGGCGTGCGTGAGCAGGACGAATGCTTCGTGAAGGTGCCGCTCGGCACCGAAGCGCTCGATGCCTTCGCCCCCGGCGCACCGGTATCCCTCGAGTTCGCGGCAGAGCATTTGCGCATCTTCGCCGAGGCAGCCTGA
- a CDS encoding PLP-dependent aminotransferase family protein has translation MDTVILSDSLAAQLDRGSTEPGYRQLLRLMQQAILTGQLAPGTKLPSSRTLATDLRIARNTVVHVYDQLTAEGYVLSTTGSGTYVADTRPDTAAVNARKLAPDPDLPAVTAPTASPAAPARCERGDLSARGQRLIHKAGVAPKQWGAFMPGVPDVAEFPARTWSRLQAKLWKDANPDLLTYAPGGGYRPLRRALSDYLRVARSVKCTPDQIIITTGIHQSIDLAVRLLTDVGDRAWVEEPCYWGARSVLESLGVRLVPVPVDDEGLNPREHDLRDPPHLALVTPSHQYPLGMVMSLARRRTLLEYARQHSVWIIEDDYDSEFRYGSRPLASLQGLDDAGQVIYVGSLGKMLFPGLRIGYMIAPEHLVDRFRTGVAELYREGQLMHQAVLAEFIMDGHLTSHVRRMRALYGERRQILIDAITAHFGTELPVMGDEAGLHLVLGLPAHANDREVTAAAYDAGVIVRPLTAYYHNEAHVRQGLLLGYACVPNERIGKAFSALAQVIERTVAASARLVGS, from the coding sequence TTGGATACGGTGATCTTGTCGGACTCGCTCGCCGCCCAGCTCGACCGGGGCTCGACCGAGCCCGGCTACCGGCAGCTGCTGCGCCTCATGCAGCAGGCGATCCTGACGGGCCAGCTCGCGCCGGGCACCAAGCTGCCCAGCTCGCGAACGCTGGCGACCGATCTGCGGATCGCGCGCAATACGGTCGTGCACGTGTACGACCAGCTCACGGCCGAAGGCTACGTGCTCTCGACGACCGGCAGCGGCACCTATGTCGCGGACACGCGGCCGGACACCGCGGCGGTCAACGCGCGCAAGCTCGCGCCCGATCCGGATCTGCCGGCAGTAACGGCACCAACGGCCTCGCCGGCCGCGCCAGCCCGCTGCGAACGAGGCGACTTGTCGGCGCGCGGACAACGCCTGATCCACAAGGCCGGCGTGGCGCCGAAACAATGGGGCGCGTTCATGCCGGGCGTGCCCGACGTCGCCGAGTTCCCCGCGCGCACCTGGAGCCGCCTGCAGGCCAAGCTCTGGAAAGACGCGAATCCCGACCTGCTGACTTACGCGCCGGGCGGCGGCTATCGGCCGTTGCGGCGCGCGCTGTCGGACTATCTGCGCGTGGCCCGCTCGGTCAAATGCACGCCGGACCAGATCATCATCACGACGGGCATCCATCAATCCATCGATCTCGCCGTGCGCCTCCTGACCGACGTCGGCGATCGGGCGTGGGTCGAGGAGCCGTGCTACTGGGGCGCGCGCAGCGTGCTCGAATCGCTGGGCGTGAGGCTCGTGCCGGTGCCGGTCGACGACGAAGGGCTCAACCCGCGCGAGCACGACCTGCGGGACCCGCCGCACCTCGCGCTCGTGACGCCGTCGCACCAGTATCCGCTCGGGATGGTGATGTCCCTCGCGCGCCGCCGCACCCTGCTCGAATACGCGCGCCAGCACAGCGTGTGGATCATCGAGGACGACTACGACAGCGAATTCCGCTATGGCAGCCGCCCGCTCGCGTCGCTGCAGGGCCTCGACGACGCGGGCCAGGTGATCTACGTCGGCAGCCTCGGCAAGATGCTGTTCCCGGGCTTGCGCATCGGCTACATGATTGCGCCCGAGCATCTGGTGGACAGGTTCCGCACGGGCGTCGCCGAGCTGTATCGCGAGGGGCAGCTGATGCATCAGGCGGTGCTCGCGGAATTCATCATGGACGGCCATCTGACCTCACACGTGCGCCGCATGCGCGCGCTGTACGGCGAGCGCCGCCAGATCCTGATCGACGCGATCACCGCGCACTTCGGCACCGAGCTGCCGGTGATGGGCGACGAGGCGGGACTGCACCTCGTGCTCGGCCTGCCCGCCCACGCGAACGACCGCGAGGTGACGGCGGCGGCCTACGACGCGGGCGTGATCGTGCGCCCGCTCACGGCGTACTACCACAACGAGGCGCACGTCAGGCAAGGCCTGCTGCTCGGCTATGCATGCGTGCCGAACGAGCGGATCGGCAAGGCGTTTTCCGCGCTTGCCCAGGTGATCGAAAGAACAGTGGCTGCATCCGCGCGACTAGTCGGCAGCTAA
- a CDS encoding DUF1488 domain-containing protein has protein sequence MSIEFTGRRHAVAAARVAFEASVQGKDVWCSISMDALNDHFGNTGTSSHELIKTFEANRLRIEDAARRVLEQNGGQSVELETRDFD, from the coding sequence ATGTCGATCGAATTTACGGGCCGGCGCCATGCGGTCGCGGCCGCGCGTGTTGCGTTCGAAGCTAGCGTTCAGGGCAAGGATGTATGGTGCAGCATCTCCATGGACGCGTTGAACGACCATTTCGGCAACACGGGAACGTCTTCGCATGAACTGATCAAGACATTCGAGGCCAATCGACTGAGAATCGAGGACGCCGCGCGGCGCGTGCTCGAGCAAAATGGCGGCCAGTCAGTCGAACTCGAGACGCGTGATTTCGACTGA
- the amrS gene encoding AmmeMemoRadiSam system radical SAM enzyme: protein MKDTSYPGRYWHFLNDGRIECDLCPRNCRLHDGQRGACFVRQRIDDGMILTTYGRSSGFCIDPIEKKPLNHFYPGTSVLSFGTAGCNLACKFCQNWDISKSREMDTLADAATPEAIAEAAEACGCKSVAFTYNDPVIFAEYAMDVADACHARGIMAVAVTAGYMGAEARRDFYATMDAANVDLKAFTDDFYFRVTGGRLAPVLETLRYLRHETGVWLEITTLLIPGKNDSDAEIRAEAQWLVKELGDDVPLHFTAFHPDYKMTDVPPTPAATLTRARTIALAEGLQYVYTGNVHDIGGGTTFCPACGAALIVRDWYRIDDYRLTAEGHCPSCGTPVAGRFAQFSRPFGARRIPIRIDM from the coding sequence ATGAAGGATACGTCCTACCCCGGCCGGTACTGGCACTTTCTGAATGACGGACGCATCGAGTGCGACCTGTGCCCGCGCAACTGCCGCCTCCACGACGGCCAACGCGGCGCCTGCTTCGTGCGCCAGCGGATCGATGACGGCATGATCCTGACCACATATGGCCGCTCGTCGGGGTTCTGCATCGATCCAATTGAAAAAAAGCCGCTCAACCATTTCTACCCCGGCACAAGCGTGCTTTCCTTTGGGACCGCCGGCTGCAATCTGGCCTGCAAGTTTTGCCAGAACTGGGACATCAGCAAGTCGCGCGAGATGGATACGCTCGCCGACGCGGCCACTCCGGAGGCGATCGCCGAGGCTGCGGAGGCTTGTGGCTGCAAAAGCGTCGCCTTCACCTATAACGACCCGGTGATCTTCGCAGAATACGCGATGGATGTGGCCGACGCCTGCCACGCCCGCGGCATCATGGCTGTCGCGGTGACGGCCGGTTACATGGGGGCAGAGGCGCGGCGTGATTTCTACGCGACCATGGACGCAGCCAATGTTGACCTGAAGGCGTTCACCGATGATTTTTATTTCAGGGTCACGGGCGGACGCCTGGCGCCGGTCCTGGAAACGCTACGCTATCTGCGGCATGAAACCGGCGTCTGGCTGGAAATCACCACTCTGCTCATTCCCGGCAAGAACGACAGCGACGCTGAGATCCGCGCCGAGGCGCAATGGCTCGTGAAGGAACTGGGTGACGACGTGCCACTGCACTTCACGGCATTTCACCCCGACTACAAGATGACCGATGTGCCGCCCACGCCGGCAGCCACCCTCACCCGTGCGCGCACGATCGCGCTCGCGGAGGGCTTGCAATACGTCTATACGGGCAACGTGCACGACATCGGCGGCGGCACCACCTTCTGTCCCGCTTGCGGCGCCGCGCTCATCGTACGAGACTGGTATCGCATCGACGACTATCGGCTCACGGCCGAGGGCCATTGTCCCTCTTGCGGAACGCCGGTGGCCGGCAGGTTCGCGCAGTTCAGTCGACCCTTCGGTGCGCGGCGAATTCCCATCCGCATCGACATGTAG
- a CDS encoding M20/M25/M40 family metallo-hydrolase, whose translation MLALGVSNLPAGLERHVSVLAGEIGERNVFRPDALHAAADYIERQWIAYGYTATRQEYTAYGVPCANIEVEAAGRVKPDELIVLGAHYDTVRHSPGADDNASGVAALLEIARMLRTHAPPYTVRCVAFVNEEAPFFFRGDMGSLRYARAARLRGDRIRLMLSLEMLGFYRDEPGTQKYPPLLRYFFPAQGNFIGFVSNLRSARQLRWIVDAFEASSSFPLEAASLPWWVPGVASSDHSSFWRQGYPAVMVTDTAYLRNPHYHTAQDVPATLDFRRLSDVTLGLTASVVSLPPW comes from the coding sequence ATGCTGGCCCTGGGCGTTTCCAACTTGCCCGCAGGATTGGAGCGTCATGTAAGCGTTCTGGCAGGCGAAATCGGGGAACGCAATGTTTTCCGGCCCGACGCGCTGCACGCGGCAGCCGACTATATCGAGCGTCAATGGATTGCGTACGGCTACACAGCGACGCGTCAGGAATATACGGCTTACGGCGTCCCATGCGCCAATATCGAGGTTGAGGCCGCGGGCCGCGTTAAGCCTGACGAACTGATCGTGCTGGGTGCGCACTACGACACCGTTCGGCACAGCCCCGGAGCTGACGATAACGCCAGCGGTGTCGCGGCGCTGCTCGAGATCGCGAGGATGCTCCGGACACACGCGCCCCCCTATACCGTGCGCTGCGTCGCGTTTGTGAACGAAGAGGCGCCGTTTTTCTTCCGCGGTGACATGGGCAGCCTCAGATACGCTCGTGCCGCGCGTCTGCGTGGAGACCGCATTCGCCTGATGCTTTCGCTCGAAATGCTTGGCTTCTACCGGGACGAGCCGGGCACTCAAAAGTATCCGCCTCTGCTGCGTTACTTCTTTCCGGCGCAAGGTAACTTTATCGGCTTTGTGTCGAATCTTCGCTCAGCGCGTCAACTGCGATGGATTGTCGACGCGTTCGAGGCCTCGTCCAGTTTTCCGCTTGAAGCAGCGTCGCTGCCGTGGTGGGTGCCGGGCGTCGCATCGAGCGACCACTCGTCATTCTGGCGCCAAGGTTATCCCGCCGTGATGGTGACGGACACGGCTTACCTTCGCAATCCGCACTACCACACTGCGCAGGATGTCCCGGCGACGCTTGATTTTCGCCGCCTGAGCGACGTGACGCTCGGATTGACCGCGAGCGTCGTGTCGCTGCCGCCTTGGTAG
- a CDS encoding ribonuclease Z translates to MHALFEPSLVNDAFGDPGLYVDFRDERRALLFDLGDISRLLPRQLMRLSHVFVTHAHLDHFCGFDHLLRVILGRKAGIVIFGGPNFLEQIEHKLRAYTWNVVHRYEVELVVDAREIGVGGGVRRALFSSRRQFAREAGPSFERSDDVVHDEATFRVRGRFVDHDIPCVAYLIEEKARIAVAKDGLATLGVSAGAWLRELKHAVLTGAPDDAPIQVLWRDRDGEHAMIRQVGELRHLILAVIPGRRIGYVTDLRYTESNAEILSQLMHDVDLLFIESVFLDEDKAHGLRKNHLTARQAGLIARRIGARAVVPFHFSPRYEGRSAALIAEVQAAWSGTSGLAGQGPD, encoded by the coding sequence ATGCACGCCCTATTCGAACCCTCGCTTGTCAACGACGCGTTCGGCGACCCAGGTCTGTATGTGGACTTTCGCGACGAACGGCGCGCTCTCCTTTTCGATCTTGGCGATATCAGCAGGCTGCTGCCGCGCCAGCTGATGCGTTTGTCGCATGTGTTTGTTACCCATGCGCACCTCGACCATTTTTGCGGCTTCGATCACCTCTTGCGCGTGATACTCGGGCGCAAGGCAGGCATTGTGATATTTGGCGGCCCCAACTTCCTTGAACAAATCGAACACAAGCTGCGCGCCTATACCTGGAACGTTGTGCATCGCTACGAGGTCGAGCTGGTGGTCGACGCGCGCGAAATCGGAGTGGGCGGTGGCGTCCGGCGCGCGCTCTTTTCAAGTCGAAGACAGTTTGCCCGCGAGGCCGGCCCGTCCTTCGAACGATCTGACGACGTGGTGCATGACGAAGCAACCTTTCGCGTGCGCGGCCGCTTTGTCGATCATGACATCCCGTGTGTTGCGTACCTGATCGAAGAGAAGGCCCGCATCGCCGTCGCAAAGGACGGGCTCGCGACGCTGGGGGTGTCGGCGGGAGCGTGGCTGCGCGAACTGAAACACGCCGTGCTGACTGGCGCGCCTGACGACGCGCCAATTCAGGTGCTGTGGCGCGATCGGGATGGCGAACACGCCATGATTCGACAGGTCGGCGAACTGCGTCACTTGATCCTCGCGGTTATTCCTGGGCGGCGCATTGGCTACGTAACGGACCTGCGCTACACGGAATCGAATGCAGAGATCCTGTCGCAGTTGATGCACGATGTGGACCTGCTTTTTATCGAGAGCGTATTTCTTGACGAGGACAAGGCGCACGGTCTGCGCAAGAATCATCTGACGGCCCGTCAGGCAGGTCTGATCGCGCGCCGGATTGGCGCCCGGGCGGTTGTGCCGTTCCACTTTTCGCCGCGCTACGAAGGACGCTCGGCAGCGCTGATCGCCGAAGTGCAGGCGGCATGGTCCGGTACATCGGGGCTGGCTGGGCAAGGTCCTGATTAG